A segment of the Sphingomonas cannabina genome:
AAAGGTTGACTAAATTGACGCGCGGCGCGTGTTTGCGAGCAGGTGTAGCGCCGACACGAGAGGGACGAGACACGGAGGTAACACCGACGCGACACCGAGGTAACGCCGAGGCGACATCGAGGTAACACCAAGGTAACGCCGACGCGACACCGAGGTAACGGCGACGCGACACTAGGGTAACACCGACGCGACACCGACGCGGCGTGGACGAGATGGACGGATTCAAAGAGCTGACCAGCACCGCAGCAGCGCCGGGTGCTCGCGAGCCAAGCAGGCGAAATCCTACATTGCAAGCAGGATGCCGCTGCGAAGCCGGAACCAAGAGGAGTCCAATGAATCCTCTCCGGAACGGGGAGGGGGACCAGCGAAGCTGGTGGAGGGGGTAGGCCTCAGGCGATTCGCGTGCGGTGAGCCCCCTCCACCGCCTTCGGCGGTCCCCCTCCCCGCAAGCGGGGAGGATCTGTTATTGCACCGCCACCTCGTCCGCGAACACCACCCGAACCGGCCCGAGCAGGCCGGAATCGAGCAGCGGCTCGTCCTTGGCGTAGAACAGCCACGGCGTGAAGGCGACGCGGCCGCCCGGCGGCTTGGGCTTGCCGTCCCGGTACCACTCAGGAAGCTCGGTGATCTTGCGGGCCATGATGTCGCCGGTCTTCCTGCCTTCGGCTGAGAAACGCTCGCCGATCGGCCATTCGGCGTCGACGAACCTGCCCTCCTCGGGCAGCGCCGCGTCGGCGATCATGCGGTTGGCCCAGAGGTTGGTGACGGCCAGCGACACGCTGTTGGCGCCGGGACGGACGACGTCGGTGATGTCGACGCGATAGGGTTCCTTCCAGGCGACGCCCAGGTCCTTGCCGTTGACGGTGACGCCCGACAGCACCTCGACCCGGCCGAGGTCGAGATAGACGCGCCGGCCCCTGCGCAGCAGCGACGCCGGCACGTCGATCGTGCGGGTGTAGGTGGCGGTGCCGGAGAAGTGGCGGATGCCGTCGTCGGCGTTGCGGCTGAGGCTTTCGAGCTTCGGCAGCACGGTCTGGTCCGGCGCGCCGCGGCCGGGCTGGAAGCGGACCGTCCAGGGTCCTTCGACCGCAAGCGGCGCGGGGACATCGGCCTTGAACTTGCCGCCGCCGCTGGTGGTGTAGCGGCCGCTCTCCCACGCCAGCGCCTGGAGCTCGCCGTCCGCGGTACAGCTGAGCTCGGCGGGCGTCGGCGAGATTGTCGGCGCGGGCGGGCCGGCGGCCGCCTCAGCGGCGATCTCCGCCGGGGTCAGCACGCGGGCGACGGTGTGTGCGGGCGTGAAATTGCCCTCGAAGAAATAGGTGACGCCGTTGGGCGAGGGCGGATCGCCGCCGCCGGCGAAGACGGTGCGGCCGCTCCGGAGGCCGGTGCGGACGAGCTTGCCGTTGAGGTAGAGGCTCGGCGTGCCCTTGTCGTAGACCAGTGCGACATGCGTCCAGCCGGCGACCGGCTGATGGCTGACCAGCACGGCCGGCACGCTGTCCGGCGACACCCGCTCGATGACGAAGGCGCCGTTGCGGCCGAGCGCGAGGCCGGCCACCGCGGTTCCCTCGCCATGCATGTCGCGGCCGGAGCGGGCGGGGATGAGATAGTTCTTGCCGGTCTCGTTGATGCGGCCTTCGACCTTCTCCTCCGGCATCAGGCGCAGGTCGATGTCGGGCTTGGCCCAGAGCGATATGGTGAAGCTGTCCTGCGGTGAGGCGGGCGCTTTCGCCGGCGCGGCGTCGAGGTCGGCAAAGCGCGTACCGTCCTTCGCCACCCAGTCGATGCCCCGAGCATTGCTCGCGGGATCCAGCATCACGAAGGTCGAGCCGGCCGGAGACAGGTCGAACGTCACGCGCGTCGTGTCGCGGCCGCTCTCGAACAGCGCGGGCCGGGTGACGGTGCCGGTTTCCGCATCCCACAGCGCGGGCGCCGCGCCGCCGACGCGGAAGGTGCAGGAGACCTGCTCCGGCCGGCGCTGGCGGTTGGCGACGAAATACATGTCGCTCGCGGCCAGCCGGCGATGGAGCCACACCACCTGCCCGTCGGACGCGGCGGTGCGGCACTGCGCGTCGGGCGCGACGCCGATCGCCGCCAGCGCGTCGCCGACGGTGCCGGAGGCGAACACGCGCCCCTTGCCCACCCGGCGGGCGGCGGCGCCGTCGCCCCAGATCGCGTCGGTCGCGGCGCGGAAGCCGGCGTCGCCCTCCTGCTTGCCCGCCAGCGTCATCGGATGCACCGGGCGCGGGCCGAGGATCGTCATGCCCTGCTCGACGAGCTCCTTGAGCTTGGCGGCGAGCGCGGGCGTCATGCTGGAGAGGGTCGCCGGCAGGACGAGCAGGCGATAGCTGGCGCCGTTGGGCAGCACGATGCGGCCGTCCTCGATCCGCGCGCGGGTCAGCAGCACCTCGGCGTTGACGAGGTCGTACTGGTAGCCGGGCGGCACCTGCGGGTCGAAATACTGGCCGATCTTCGGGTTGGTGTCCGGCGACACCTGGGGACGGACATATTCGGCCTGGTTGGGGCTATCCTCGCCGACGAAATAGAGGATGTCGGCGACATAGGTGCCCTGGCGCAGCAGGTACTGGGCGCGGGCGAGGTAATCCATCCACGGCTTCGCCTGGGCGAACCAGGTGTTCGAGCGGTCGAGGTTGATGCCCCACGGCCCCATCACCATGCCCGGCGCCGCATTCGGGTTGGGCTGGTGCGCGTAGCGGTGGAAGTAGATCTGGTTGAACCCCTGCGCGAACATCTGGTCGCCCAAAGTCTTCATCGCATAGGGGAAGTCCTGCCAGCGACTGGTCTCCGCCTCGCCGGTGAAGGCCTCGGCGGCGATGACGTCCTTGCCGTAGACGTGGCCGGCGGAGGCGACCATCTTGACCGTGCGGTTGTCGGTCCAGGGCGTGCGCGACCAGAATTCGGTCATCGGCACCTGGGCGCGTCCCGAGACCTGGAGCGCATCGAACGCGCCGGGGCCGTAACCCTCGACGTGGAAGCGCAGCCCGGCGGCGTTGGCGTGCTGCTGCATCCGGCCGTAGTAGTTGTCGGCCATCAGGTCGGCGAGCGTGCGGCGGAAGTCGAACAGGAAGCGGTTCGACGCGTCGAGGTCGCCGACGATGCGGCCGGTCAGCGCCGGCAGATAGGGCAGAATGTCGTAGCCGTTGCGTTTGGCGAAGTCGGCGGGGAGGTTGGGCGTCCAGTTCTGGAGGCCGGCCTCGAAGCTGTCGATCTCGATCATGTCGAACGACTTGCCGGCGAGCGGGCCGGCCGCCTTCACCAACCGGGCGACGCTGCTGTCGAACTGATGGTCGACGGCGGCGGCGCTGAGCTTGTCGACCTCCAGCCCGCGGCCCGAATCCGACGCGGCGACGTTGAGGTGGCCGGTGGTGGTGTGGCCGAAGCGCAGCACCGTCCAGCGGCCTTTCGGGGGCGTCCACCTGAGCGTGCCGTCGGGATCGAGCTTGCCGGTGATGTCGATCACCTTGGCCCGATCGATTGCGTAGCGGGCGAGCAGGTCGGTCGGATGATGCTCGACGGCGCCCTGCATCTGGAAGTCGTGCTCGCCCTTCATGTCCCAATCGTCGATGCGGGGGGTCGCGTAGAACAGCGCTTCGGCGATCCGGGTCTTGGCGGCGGGCGTGATGCGGAACTGCCGGGCGGTGACGCCGGCGAAGTTGAGCGTGCCCGGGGATTCGATCCCGCGCGCGGGACCGACCGAGACCTTGCCGATCCGCGTCCAGTCCTTACCGTCGTCGGACGCCTCTATTGTCGCGGAGAACACCGCGTCCTTGTCGCCGTAGAGCGTCACCGCCTGCGCGGTGAACGGCGCCTTCATCGTGACGATCAGCGGCGCGTCCGGCGTGACCTCGACGCCGGTAGCGAGGTCGCGGTCGGTGAGCGTCGACGCCGGCACCGCGGCGCCGGTGCGCATCGCCGCGACGGCGTCGCGATAATGGCTCTCGTCGCCGTCCGAGGCGGGAAAGGCGACCACCGCGGCGTCGCGGTAATAGTCGCGCTTGGCATAGGGGCGGGCGAGCTTGACGGTCAGCGGCTTGCCGCCGGGGACGGTGGTCTCCGTCCACACGATCTGCTGCATCGACTGCGCCGGGGTGATCCACGGGCCGCCGCTCGACGACCAGCCCGGCGCGTTGTGCAGGCCGACCTTGAGGCCGAGCTGGTCGGCCTTCGCCGCCATGTGCGTCATCAGGTCGAGCCAGTGCGGGCTCATGTAGTCGACCGGCCCCTTCGGCACGTCGCTGCTGCCGTCGAACATCATCGCGCCGCCGAGGCCGATGTCGCGCATCGCCGTCAGGTCGGCGTCGATGCCTTCGCGGGTGACGTTGCCGTTCATCCAGAAATAGAGCGTGTCGGGCCGCGTCTCGGCCGGCGGGTTGCGAAAGGTCTCGGGGTCGGGCGCGCGATCCTGCGCGGGCGCGGCCGCCGCGGCCAGCGCCGCCAGCGCGCTGCCCATCGCCCATCGTGCCGTGCCCGCCATGTCCTTCTCCTTTTGGCTTCTTACAGACCGAACTCGCGCCGGATCGCGGCGCCGTGCTGGTCGATCGCGGGCGCGCCCGCGGGGTTGCTCGCGCGCGCGCCGTCGATGCGGAGCGGGGCGCGGGTGGTCGTGATCCCGCCGGCCTGCTGGAGCAGGTCGAGACGGCGGAACGCCTCCGAGGCGAGCAGCGCCGGCCAGTCGAGCACCGGCGCGCACCAGATGTCGTGCGGGCGCAGCCTGGCCATCCAGGCGTCGGTGGTGTCCTCGCCGAGGCGGCCGGCGATCCGGGCTTTGATCGCGTCGCGGTCGGCGAAGGGATCGCCCGTGAGGTCGAGATCGAGCAGCGGCGCGAGCCTGGCGAGCGGCGTCATCGCCAATGCGAGCCAGCCGTCGGCGGTGCGGTACACGCCGTAGGGCGCGGCGAGGTAGGCGTGGGCGTTGTCGACCGCCGCGCGCCGCGGCAGCCGGCCGCCGTCGCCGAGGTGCGTAGTCAGCACCTCGAACTGGAAGTCGACCAGCACCTCGAGCAGGCTGGTCGCGACATGCGCGCCCTCGCCGCCGATGCCGCGGCGGACGAGCGCCGCCAGGATGCCCTCGACCAGCACATGGCCCGCGAGCATGTCGGCGATCGACAGGCCGACCGGCACCGGCCCGTCGGCGGCGCTGCCGTTGAGCCACGTCACGCCGGACAGCGCCTGCGCGAGCAGGTCCTGGCCGGGAAGGTCGGCCCAGGGCCCGTCCTCGCCGTAGCCGCTGATCGAGCCGACCACGAGCCGCGGGTTGGCGGCGCGGAGCTGCTCCGGGCCGACGCCGAGCCGTCCGGCGACGCCGGGGCGGAAATTCTGGATCACCACGTCCGCGCGGGTCGCGAGGCGGAGCAGCGCGGCGCGGTCGGCGGGCTGCTTGTAGTCGAGCGCGATGCTTTCCTTGCCGCGGTTGATCGCGTGGAACAGCGTCGAGGCGCCGCCGATGTCGGTGTCGGAGAGATAGAGGGTGCGGCAGATGTCGCCCGCCCCCGGCCGCTCGACCTTGATCACGCGCGCGCCGAGGTCGCCGAGCCGGAGCGCCGCCGAGGGGCCGGACAGGAACTGCGCCATGTCGATGACGAGCAGCCCGTCGAGCGGGCGGGCGGCGCTCATCGGCTGTCCCGGTAGAGGGCGTTGAGCGCGGCGAGCGCGGAAGTGGCGTCCTCGCCCGAGCGCAGCGCCTGGTTGAGCCGATCGGAGGCGGCCTGTTGGAAGGCCATGTAGCCGTCGTGGCGCGGCCGGATCCAGGAGCGGTCGAGCGTGGCGCGCGTCTGGGCATAGAAGCCGGCGACCGGCGCGTTGACCGCTTCGTCGCCCCAGGCGCCGGCATGGGCGGGCTGTCCGCCGGCGGTGGCGTAGAGGGTGCGCTGCACCGCGCCGCTCGCGACCCATTGCGCGAAGCGGGCGGCTTCGGCGGGCGCGGCGCCGAACGCCGACACCGCGATGCCGGTGCCGCCGAGGGTCGATCCGCGCGGATCGGATGCGGGCAGGTCGGCGAAGGCGATCCGCGTCGGACGGAAGCCCTGCTGGGCATAGCTCACATAGCCGTAAATCAGCGGCGCGGCCGCGATCCGGGCGTCTGGCTCGGCCATCGCCTCGAGCACGGCGATCGGGTCTTGGTCATAGGCTGCCGGATCGATGACTGTCGCCAGCTCGGCGAACCGGTCATAGGCGGCCCGCGCCTCTTCCGGGAACAGCGCCTCGCCCTCTACCGGCAGGGTCACGCCGAGGAGCCCGCACAGCGAGAACAGCGACATCAGCGAATGCGGCGGGCGGAGCGGGATCGTCAGCCGCCCCTCCTTCCCCAACGCGATCACCGCATCCCAGTCGCGCAGCGGCGCGCCGATCCGGCCGGGCACCCAGGCCTGCACCTGCGCGGCCGCGTCGATCGGCAGCGCCCATTGATGGCCGGACCAGTTGTAGCTCTCGTAAGAGCCGCCGACCGATCCCGCCGCGATTCCCCGGAGCGCATCGGGGTCGCAGAGCTCGTCGAGAGGGGCCAGGCAGCCCGTATCGGCGACCTGGCCGACGTGCGGGTGATCGATCACGATGAGGTCGTAGCGGCGCGCCAGCTCCTCCACGGAAAAGCTCTCGAAATCCTGGAGCGAGCGGCGGTCCCAGTCGATCGGGTCGCCGCCGTTCGCCACCCATTCGCGCGTTGCGGTGACCAGCGGATCGAACCCGCGTGGATGGTCCCACGTCATTCCGCGCATTGCCCTCTCCCCTCGCTTCCGAGACCCGGCCCAAAACCCGGTTGACTCGCCTCCTAACGCGCCGCATAGCGCTTGGGAAGGAAATATCATATAAACATACTAATCGAGGGGATCGACACCATCATGGCCGCCGCCCAGCAGGACAGCGACCTCGGCATGCCGCTGGACGGCGTGACGGTGCTCGACTTCAGCCAGTTCCTCGCCGGCCCCTCGGCAGCGCTGCGGCTCGGCGATCTCGGCGCGCGGGTGATCAAGGTCGAGCGGCCCGACGGCGGCGACGCCGGCCGCAAACTCTATCTCGCCGACCTCGCCTTCGACCGGGACAGCGCGCTGTTCCACGCGATCAACCGCGGCAAGCTCTCGGTCGCGGCGGACCTCAAGGATGCCGGCGACCTCGCCAAGGTGAAGGCGCTGGTCGCGCGCGCCGACGTGCTGATCCACAATTTCCGGCCGGGCATCATGGAACGGCTCGGGCTCGGCTGGGAGGCGGTGGCGGCGCTCAACCCGCGGCTGATCTATGCCGGCGTCAGCGGCTATGGGCCGACGGGGCCGTGGCGCGACCGGCCGGGGCAGGACCTGCTCGTCCAGTCGCTGTCGGGGATCGCCTGGCTCTCCGGCAACGCGGATGGGCCGCCGGTGCCGGCGGGGCTGGCGATCACCGACATGATGGCGGGCGCGCAGCTCGCGCAGGGCATCCTCGCGCTGCTGGTACGGCGCGGCGTCACCGGCAAGGGCGGGCGCGTCGACGTCAGCCTGATCGAGGCGGCGATCGACCTGCAGTTCGAGCATCTCGCGGTCTACCTCAATCGCGGCGGCGCGATGCCCGCGCGGAGCAAGGTCGCCAACGCCAACCTCTATCTCGCCGCGCCCTACGGCATCTATGCCACCGCCGACGGCCATCTCGCCATCGCGATGTGCCCGGTCGACCGGCTGGCCGAGGTGATCGATTGCCTTGCGCTCGCGGCCTTCCCGGCCGACCGCTGGTTCGCCGAGCGCGATGCGATCAAGGCGGTGCTGCGCGATCATCTCGCGGCCCGGCCGAGCAGGCACTGGCTCGACCGGCTGGAGCCGGCCGGCATCTGGGCGGCGCCGGTCAACGACTGGCCGGGCTTCACCGCCGACCCCGCCTTCGCCGCGCTGGAGGCGACGCAGCAGGTGACGTCGCCGGACGGGGACAGGCTCACCCTCACCCGCTGCCCGATCCGCATCGACGGCCGCATCCTCGCCAACGGCCGGGCGGCACCGCGGCTCGGCGCCGACACCGCATTGATGGACACCGCCCCATGATCGTCGAGCAATATTTCGAGGACTATGAGATCGGCACCGAGCGCACCAGCTTCGGCCGCACGATCACCGAGACCGACTTCGTCGTCCACGCCGGCCACACCGGCGACTTCTTCCCGCACCACATGGATGCGGAATGGTGCGCGACGCAGGATTTCGGCCAGCGCATCGCGCACGGGACGCTGGTGTTCTCGGTGGGCATCGGGCTCACCGCCACCACCATCAACCCGCACGCGATGTCCTACGGCTACGACCGGCTGCGCTTCATCCGCCCGGTGCACATCGGCGACACGATCAAGACGGTCACCCGCATCGCCGACAAGCGCGACCATCCCAAGCGCACCACGCACGGCGTCGTCACCGAGGCGGTCGACATCCGCAACCAGCGCGGCGAGACGGTGCTGGCGTGCGAGCACCTCTACCTCGTGCTGCGCCGCGAGCCGCTGGCCTGAGCCATGCGCTGGCGTCCGGTCCCGCTGCTGATCTGGGCGTGCGTCGTAGTGATCGCGATCGCATCGCTGGCGTCGCTGCGGCAGGCGGCGCGGGCGAGCGCTCCCGTGACCGCGACCGTCGGCGGCGGCCCGCGCTACGGGCTGTCGACGGTGGGGCTGAGCTATCCCTTCGCCGCCGCCATCGCCAAGGGCTTCGGCGATGCCGCCGCGCGGGCCGGCGCCACCGCGGTGGTGCTCGACGCGCAGGGCGAGGTGCAGAAACAGGCCAACGACATCGACGACCTGATCGCCCAGCGCGTGAAGGGCATCGCGATCATGCCGCTCGATTCGGTGGTGGCGCAGGGCTGGGTCGACCGCGCGGGCCGCGCCGGCGTGCCGGTGGCGGCGGTCGCGGCGCTGGTCGGCGATCCCCGGACGCGCAGGATCGAGGACGTCTATCCCGGGCTGGTCGCGCTCGCTTCCCAGGACGAGGTCGCCGCCGGCGAGGCGGCCGGTACGCTCGCGGCACGGCTGCTGCCGAAGGACCGTATCGCGCGGATCGCGGTGATCGAGGGCGCCGCCGGCTTCCCGGAGGTCGAGCAGCGCGCCCGCGGCTTCCGCCAGGGCCTTGCCAAGGCAGGCGTCCGTTACGCGATCGTCGCCTCGCAGCCGGGCAACTGGACGTCGGAAGGCGGCGAGGCGGCGTGCCAGAACATCCTCGCCGCGCAGCCGGGCATCGACCTGTTCTTCAACGAGGCCGACGACATGGTGATCGGCTGCGCCCGCGCGGTGCGCGCTGCGGGCTCGGAGGCGCGGCTGGTCGGCGTCGGCGGGTCGAAGCTCGCGGTCGCCTCGATCAAGGCGGGGGCGGTCGACGGCACGGTCTGCTTCAAGCCCGAGGCGCTGGGCGCGCTCGCCTTCCAGGCGCTGCACGATCCGCAGGCGGGGGGTCCGCGCTTCCGCACCTATCCGATTCCGGCCGTCACCCGCGCCAACGTCGGGGAGTGCGTCGGCCAATGGTGACGCTCAGCCTCGAAGGCATCGCCAAGACTTTTCCCAACGGCACCGTTGCCCTGCGCGGCGTCGATCTGACGCTGGCGCCGGGGAGGGTGCACGGCCTGCTCGGCGCCAACGGCGCGGGCAAGTCGACGCTGATCAAGATCCTGGCCGGCGCGCTGGCGCCCACCGCCGGCACGATCCGCCGCGACGGCGAGACGGTGCGCTGGTCGACCCCGCGCGGCGCCAAGGCGGCCGGCGTCGCCACCATCTACCAGCACATCCCGCTGGTGCCGACCTTGAGCGCGATCGAGAACATCCTGCTCGACGAGGGCGGCTGGCGGCGAGACCGCCCGGCCGATCGCGCACGCATCGCCACGCTGGTGGCATCGCTCGGCGATCCCTTCCCGCTCGATGCGCTCGTCGCCGACCTGCCGATCGGCGCGCGGCAGATGGTAGCGATCGCGCAGGCACTCGCCGCGGGCGCCGGGGTGGTGGTGATGGACGAGCCGACCGCCTCGCTCGCCGGCCATGAGCGGACGCGCGTCTACGAGACGATCCGCCGCCTCGCCGGCGAGGGCAAGGCGGTGCTGTTCGTGTCGCACTTCATCGACGAGATCATGGCGCTGACCGACGAGGTGACGGTGCTGCGCGACGGCCGCACCGTGCTTCATGCGGAGACCGCCGGGCTCCAGCCGCACGCGATCGCCGCCGCCATCGCCGGGCGATCGGTGACTGCACTCGAGCGCACGGCCGAACCGCGTGCGCTGGGCGCGCTGGTGCTGGAGGTCCGCGACCTCGCCTCGCCCGGCGAGCTCGCGCCGACCAGCTTCACGCTGCGGGCGGGCGAGATACTGGGACTGGCGGGCACGCTCGGCTCGGGCCGGAGCGAGCTGCTCCACGCGATCTTCGGTGCCGACCGGCGGGCGAGCGGGACCGTGCTGCTCGACGGTTCGCCGGTCGGGCGCTGGCCGGACGAGGCGGTCGCCGCCGGCATCGCGCTGGTGCCCGAGGACCGCGCGGCGCAGGGCTATGTCCCGGCGCTGACGCTGGCCGAGAACATCGCCCTTCCGCATGGCAAGCGATGGCTGCTGAACGCCGATGCCGATCGCGCGGCCGCGGACGATGCGATCCGGCGGCTGGCGATCAAGGCTCCCGGCCCCGACGCCGTTCCCGGCGAGCTGTCGGGCGGCAACGCGCAGAAGGTGGTGATCGCCAAATGGCTGTCGCCCGCGACGCGCGTGCTGCTGCTCGACGAGCCGACCGCCGGCATCGACATCGGCGCGCGCACGGACATCCTCCGGCTGATCCGTGCGCTGGCCGACGGGGGCCTGCCGGTGATCCTGGTCTCCTCCGAGTTCGAGGAGCTGCTCGCGGTATGCGACCGCCTGCTGGTGCTGCGCGACGGCGCGATGGTCGGCGAGGCCGATCCGGCGGCGAGCACCGAATCCGACCTCATCCTCATGGCCGGGGGCGGACGCGCGCCCGTGGGAGCCGCTGCATGATCGACTGGCGACGAACCTTTGGGCTCAGGGAGGCGGGCGTCTATTATGCGCTGCTCCTGCTGCTCGGCGTGCTCGCGGCGCTGGCGGCGTCGCGCGGTCTGCCGCCCTATCTGTCGAGCCAGAACCTCGGCAACATCGCCTATCAGGCATCGCTGGTCGGGATCATGGGCGTGGCGATGACGGTGATGCTGATCACCGGCGCGTTCGACCTGTCGGTCGCCTCGGTGGCAGCGCTGGCGGCGGCGGTGCTGATCGGGCTGGCCGGGCAGGTCGGCTTCGTACCGGCGGCGGTCGCGGCGCTGTGCGTCGCTGCGTCGATCGGGCTGCTCAACGGCGCGATCGTCCAGTTCGTCGGGATCAACGCCTTCATCGTGACGCTCGGCACGCTGACGGCGGTGCGCGGGCTGGTGCTGATCCTCACCGACGGCCGCTCGCTGATGGTCGAGCAGCCGCAGGTGCTCAGCGAGATGCTGGCGTTCGAGAGCGCGCGCGTGCCGCTGTTCTGGCCGCTGCTGGCGCTGGCGGCGGGGCTCATCGCCTTGGGG
Coding sequences within it:
- a CDS encoding glycosyl hydrolase; the encoded protein is MAGTARWAMGSALAALAAAAAPAQDRAPDPETFRNPPAETRPDTLYFWMNGNVTREGIDADLTAMRDIGLGGAMMFDGSSDVPKGPVDYMSPHWLDLMTHMAAKADQLGLKVGLHNAPGWSSSGGPWITPAQSMQQIVWTETTVPGGKPLTVKLARPYAKRDYYRDAAVVAFPASDGDESHYRDAVAAMRTGAAVPASTLTDRDLATGVEVTPDAPLIVTMKAPFTAQAVTLYGDKDAVFSATIEASDDGKDWTRIGKVSVGPARGIESPGTLNFAGVTARQFRITPAAKTRIAEALFYATPRIDDWDMKGEHDFQMQGAVEHHPTDLLARYAIDRAKVIDITGKLDPDGTLRWTPPKGRWTVLRFGHTTTGHLNVAASDSGRGLEVDKLSAAAVDHQFDSSVARLVKAAGPLAGKSFDMIEIDSFEAGLQNWTPNLPADFAKRNGYDILPYLPALTGRIVGDLDASNRFLFDFRRTLADLMADNYYGRMQQHANAAGLRFHVEGYGPGAFDALQVSGRAQVPMTEFWSRTPWTDNRTVKMVASAGHVYGKDVIAAEAFTGEAETSRWQDFPYAMKTLGDQMFAQGFNQIYFHRYAHQPNPNAAPGMVMGPWGINLDRSNTWFAQAKPWMDYLARAQYLLRQGTYVADILYFVGEDSPNQAEYVRPQVSPDTNPKIGQYFDPQVPPGYQYDLVNAEVLLTRARIEDGRIVLPNGASYRLLVLPATLSSMTPALAAKLKELVEQGMTILGPRPVHPMTLAGKQEGDAGFRAATDAIWGDGAAARRVGKGRVFASGTVGDALAAIGVAPDAQCRTAASDGQVVWLHRRLAASDMYFVANRQRRPEQVSCTFRVGGAAPALWDAETGTVTRPALFESGRDTTRVTFDLSPAGSTFVMLDPASNARGIDWVAKDGTRFADLDAAPAKAPASPQDSFTISLWAKPDIDLRLMPEEKVEGRINETGKNYLIPARSGRDMHGEGTAVAGLALGRNGAFVIERVSPDSVPAVLVSHQPVAGWTHVALVYDKGTPSLYLNGKLVRTGLRSGRTVFAGGGDPPSPNGVTYFFEGNFTPAHTVARVLTPAEIAAEAAAGPPAPTISPTPAELSCTADGELQALAWESGRYTTSGGGKFKADVPAPLAVEGPWTVRFQPGRGAPDQTVLPKLESLSRNADDGIRHFSGTATYTRTIDVPASLLRRGRRVYLDLGRVEVLSGVTVNGKDLGVAWKEPYRVDITDVVRPGANSVSLAVTNLWANRMIADAALPEEGRFVDAEWPIGERFSAEGRKTGDIMARKITELPEWYRDGKPKPPGGRVAFTPWLFYAKDEPLLDSGLLGPVRVVFADEVAVQ
- a CDS encoding CaiB/BaiF CoA transferase family protein, coding for MSAARPLDGLLVIDMAQFLSGPSAALRLGDLGARVIKVERPGAGDICRTLYLSDTDIGGASTLFHAINRGKESIALDYKQPADRAALLRLATRADVVIQNFRPGVAGRLGVGPEQLRAANPRLVVGSISGYGEDGPWADLPGQDLLAQALSGVTWLNGSAADGPVPVGLSIADMLAGHVLVEGILAALVRRGIGGEGAHVATSLLEVLVDFQFEVLTTHLGDGGRLPRRAAVDNAHAYLAAPYGVYRTADGWLALAMTPLARLAPLLDLDLTGDPFADRDAIKARIAGRLGEDTTDAWMARLRPHDIWCAPVLDWPALLASEAFRRLDLLQQAGGITTTRAPLRIDGARASNPAGAPAIDQHGAAIRREFGL
- a CDS encoding extracellular solute-binding protein, with protein sequence MRGMTWDHPRGFDPLVTATREWVANGGDPIDWDRRSLQDFESFSVEELARRYDLIVIDHPHVGQVADTGCLAPLDELCDPDALRGIAAGSVGGSYESYNWSGHQWALPIDAAAQVQAWVPGRIGAPLRDWDAVIALGKEGRLTIPLRPPHSLMSLFSLCGLLGVTLPVEGEALFPEEARAAYDRFAELATVIDPAAYDQDPIAVLEAMAEPDARIAAAPLIYGYVSYAQQGFRPTRIAFADLPASDPRGSTLGGTGIAVSAFGAAPAEAARFAQWVASGAVQRTLYATAGGQPAHAGAWGDEAVNAPVAGFYAQTRATLDRSWIRPRHDGYMAFQQAASDRLNQALRSGEDATSALAALNALYRDSR
- a CDS encoding CaiB/BaiF CoA transferase family protein, which encodes MAAAQQDSDLGMPLDGVTVLDFSQFLAGPSAALRLGDLGARVIKVERPDGGDAGRKLYLADLAFDRDSALFHAINRGKLSVAADLKDAGDLAKVKALVARADVLIHNFRPGIMERLGLGWEAVAALNPRLIYAGVSGYGPTGPWRDRPGQDLLVQSLSGIAWLSGNADGPPVPAGLAITDMMAGAQLAQGILALLVRRGVTGKGGRVDVSLIEAAIDLQFEHLAVYLNRGGAMPARSKVANANLYLAAPYGIYATADGHLAIAMCPVDRLAEVIDCLALAAFPADRWFAERDAIKAVLRDHLAARPSRHWLDRLEPAGIWAAPVNDWPGFTADPAFAALEATQQVTSPDGDRLTLTRCPIRIDGRILANGRAAPRLGADTALMDTAP
- a CDS encoding MaoC/PaaZ C-terminal domain-containing protein; this encodes MIVEQYFEDYEIGTERTSFGRTITETDFVVHAGHTGDFFPHHMDAEWCATQDFGQRIAHGTLVFSVGIGLTATTINPHAMSYGYDRLRFIRPVHIGDTIKTVTRIADKRDHPKRTTHGVVTEAVDIRNQRGETVLACEHLYLVLRREPLA
- a CDS encoding sugar ABC transporter substrate-binding protein translates to MRWRPVPLLIWACVVVIAIASLASLRQAARASAPVTATVGGGPRYGLSTVGLSYPFAAAIAKGFGDAAARAGATAVVLDAQGEVQKQANDIDDLIAQRVKGIAIMPLDSVVAQGWVDRAGRAGVPVAAVAALVGDPRTRRIEDVYPGLVALASQDEVAAGEAAGTLAARLLPKDRIARIAVIEGAAGFPEVEQRARGFRQGLAKAGVRYAIVASQPGNWTSEGGEAACQNILAAQPGIDLFFNEADDMVIGCARAVRAAGSEARLVGVGGSKLAVASIKAGAVDGTVCFKPEALGALAFQALHDPQAGGPRFRTYPIPAVTRANVGECVGQW
- a CDS encoding sugar ABC transporter ATP-binding protein, with protein sequence MVTLSLEGIAKTFPNGTVALRGVDLTLAPGRVHGLLGANGAGKSTLIKILAGALAPTAGTIRRDGETVRWSTPRGAKAAGVATIYQHIPLVPTLSAIENILLDEGGWRRDRPADRARIATLVASLGDPFPLDALVADLPIGARQMVAIAQALAAGAGVVVMDEPTASLAGHERTRVYETIRRLAGEGKAVLFVSHFIDEIMALTDEVTVLRDGRTVLHAETAGLQPHAIAAAIAGRSVTALERTAEPRALGALVLEVRDLASPGELAPTSFTLRAGEILGLAGTLGSGRSELLHAIFGADRRASGTVLLDGSPVGRWPDEAVAAGIALVPEDRAAQGYVPALTLAENIALPHGKRWLLNADADRAAADDAIRRLAIKAPGPDAVPGELSGGNAQKVVIAKWLSPATRVLLLDEPTAGIDIGARTDILRLIRALADGGLPVILVSSEFEELLAVCDRLLVLRDGAMVGEADPAASTESDLILMAGGGRAPVGAAA